CCGAGTTCCGCGACTACCTGGGCGACTTCATCGAGCACTACGCGCAGCTGGGGCCCTCCAGCCCCGAGCAGCTGGCCCAGGCCGCCGGGCCCCCGGGCGAGGAcggcgccggccccggcccccgccgcgccctCAAGAGCGAGTTCCTGGTGCGGGAGAACCGCAAGTACTACCTGGACCTGAAGGAGAACCAGCGCGGGCGCTTCCTCCGCATCCGCCAGACCGTCAACCGCGGCCCCGGCGGGCCGGGGGGCTTCCCCGGCGGCCCCCCCGGGCTGCAGAGCGGCCAGACCATCGCCCTGCCCGCCCAGGGCCTCATCGAGTTCCGCGACGCCTTGGCCAAGCTCATCGACGACTACGGCGGCGAGGAGGACGAGCtgggcggccccgggggcggcgggccgggcggcggggggctctACGGGGAGCTGCCCGAGGGCACCTCCATCACCGTGGACTCCAAGCGCTTCTTCTTCGACGTGGGTTGCAACAAGTACGGCGTCTTCCTGCGGGTGAGCGAGGTGAAGCCGTCCTACCGCAACGCCATCACCGTCCCCTTC
The sequence above is drawn from the Phalacrocorax carbo chromosome 24, bPhaCar2.1, whole genome shotgun sequence genome and encodes:
- the PURB gene encoding transcriptional activator protein Pur-beta, coding for MADGDSGSERGGSGGGGGGFATGRGGGGAGAGAGGGAGGGGGGAGPEQETQELASKRLDIQNKRFYLDVKQNAKGRFLKIAEVGAGGSKSRLTLSMAVAAEFRDYLGDFIEHYAQLGPSSPEQLAQAAGPPGEDGAGPGPRRALKSEFLVRENRKYYLDLKENQRGRFLRIRQTVNRGPGGPGGFPGGPPGLQSGQTIALPAQGLIEFRDALAKLIDDYGGEEDELGGPGGGGPGGGGLYGELPEGTSITVDSKRFFFDVGCNKYGVFLRVSEVKPSYRNAITVPFKAWAKFGSAFCRYAEEMRDIQDRQRDKLYDRRAGPPGPGSGSGAGDDSDGDDVDDD